One Rubidibacter lacunae KORDI 51-2 genomic region harbors:
- the hemH gene encoding ferrochelatase: protein MGRVGVLLLNLGGPDTLEDVRPFLYNLFSDPEIIRLPFRQLQGPLAWFISSSRARRSQENYREIGGGSPLRRITEEQARELEANLRARGRDATVYVGMRYWHPFTEEAAVRIKRDCPERLAILPLYPQFSISTSGSSFRVLERLWQEETALQQIDYTVVESWYRHPGYLQAMAQSIANELDSFDEPDRVHLFFSAHGVPVSYVEEAGDPYQREIEDCTRAIVETLGRVNEHTLAYQSRVGPVEWLQPYTDDALKELGERGVKEILVVPISFVSEHIETLQEIDIEYRELAEEAGIENFQRVPALNTNPVFINSLAEIVEDALNSPSRHFSEVTPLKENTKMYPQERWEWGLTSTAEVWNGRLAMLGFLALVIEAISGYGPLHFLGIL from the coding sequence ATGGGTCGTGTAGGCGTACTGCTGCTGAACCTGGGCGGACCGGATACCCTCGAAGACGTGCGTCCGTTCCTGTATAACCTTTTCTCCGATCCGGAGATCATTCGCTTGCCCTTCCGGCAGCTGCAGGGTCCGCTGGCGTGGTTTATTTCTAGCTCGCGAGCGCGTCGTTCCCAAGAGAACTACCGCGAAATTGGCGGGGGCTCCCCATTGCGCCGTATCACAGAGGAGCAAGCGCGCGAGCTTGAAGCCAATCTCCGCGCGCGCGGCCGCGATGCCACTGTATACGTCGGCATGCGCTATTGGCATCCATTCACCGAGGAGGCTGCCGTTCGCATCAAGCGCGATTGCCCCGAGCGCCTGGCAATTTTGCCCCTGTACCCGCAGTTTTCGATCAGCACCAGCGGCTCGAGTTTCCGCGTGCTTGAGCGGCTGTGGCAAGAGGAGACTGCTCTGCAGCAGATCGACTATACGGTCGTGGAGTCTTGGTACCGGCATCCAGGTTACCTGCAGGCAATGGCACAGTCGATCGCCAACGAGCTCGACAGCTTTGACGAGCCCGATCGCGTGCATTTATTTTTTAGCGCCCATGGCGTTCCGGTCAGCTATGTAGAGGAAGCTGGCGATCCCTATCAGCGCGAGATTGAAGATTGCACGCGCGCGATTGTCGAAACCCTCGGGCGAGTAAACGAGCATACCCTGGCCTACCAAAGCCGCGTTGGTCCGGTGGAGTGGCTGCAGCCTTACACCGACGATGCCCTAAAAGAACTGGGCGAGCGCGGGGTTAAGGAAATCTTAGTGGTGCCGATTAGCTTTGTTTCGGAGCACATCGAAACGCTGCAAGAGATCGATATCGAGTATCGAGAGCTGGCCGAAGAAGCCGGCATCGAGAACTTCCAGCGGGTGCCGGCGCTTAACACGAATCCGGTATTTATCAATTCGCTGGCGGAAATCGTCGAAGACGCCTTGAACTCACCATCGCGCCACTTCTCCGAGGTGACGCCGTTGAAGGAGAATACCAAGATGTATCCTCAAGAGCGATGGGAATGGGGCCTGACGTCGACGGCAGAGGTTTGGAACGGCCGCTTGGCGATGCTTGGATTCCTGGCACTGGTAATTGAAGCGATCAGCGGTTACGGTCCGCTACATTTCCTCGGCATCCTGTAA
- a CDS encoding class I SAM-dependent methyltransferase, producing MATILRTWSYRYPLLYDAIARLSALAVGGEARFRQLPLQGLDITPSTPVLDLCCGAGQTSRFLARRSRQVVGLDISPVAIAAARACVPEVEFVRGRAEALPFAAEHFTIVHTSAALHEMAPRQREQILREAYRVLQPGGRLTFIDFHRPRNWLMKPGLWLFLWLFETETSWQFIAADLMRELIELGFVSPQRTLHAGGSLQVVLAQKPLTASRSAADATTREENLK from the coding sequence ATGGCAACAATTCTCAGAACCTGGAGCTATCGCTACCCACTGCTCTACGATGCGATCGCGCGCCTCTCGGCGCTCGCCGTTGGCGGCGAAGCGCGTTTCCGGCAACTTCCACTGCAGGGTTTAGACATTACCCCGTCAACACCCGTCCTCGACCTATGTTGCGGTGCCGGCCAAACCTCGCGTTTTCTCGCGCGGCGATCGCGCCAGGTCGTGGGACTGGATATTTCTCCCGTTGCGATCGCGGCGGCGCGGGCGTGCGTTCCGGAGGTCGAATTCGTGCGCGGGCGAGCGGAAGCGTTGCCCTTTGCTGCCGAACACTTCACCATCGTCCACACCAGTGCGGCACTCCACGAAATGGCTCCACGCCAGCGCGAGCAAATTTTGCGCGAAGCATATCGCGTCTTACAGCCTGGCGGCAGGCTAACGTTCATCGACTTCCACCGCCCGCGCAACTGGTTGATGAAGCCGGGGCTGTGGTTATTTCTATGGTTGTTCGAGACGGAAACGTCGTGGCAGTTCATCGCTGCCGACCTCATGCGCGAACTGATCGAGCTCGGCTTTGTCTCACCACAACGAACCCTGCACGCTGGTGGCAGCCTACAGGTCGTGTTAGCGCAAAAGCCACTCACTGCCTCGCGATCGGCTGCCGATGCCACAACTCGCGAAGAGAACCTAAAGTAA
- the eno gene encoding phosphopyruvate hydratase has product MLYDLETAIEAIAAREILDSRGRPTVEAEVRLVSGAVGLAQVPSGASTGSFEAHELRDNEERYGGKGVLRAVRNVTEKLAPELIELNALDQVLVDRTAIARDGTPNKSELGANAILSVSLATAKAAAEELALPLYRYLGGPLSNVLPVPMMNVINGGAHAANNIDFQEFMVVPVGAPTFSEALRWGAEVFAALSKVLDSQGLLTGVGDEGGYAPNLSSNEAALEILVESIEKAGYALGEQMAIALDIAANEFYQDGQYVCDGKPHSGEEFVDRLVALAGKYPIVSIEDGLQEEDWGTWKLLTERLGNRVQLIGDDLFVTNPARLKKGIESGIANAILIKLNQIGTLTETLETIAIAQRSGYRCIISHRSGETEDTTIADLAVATRAGQIKTGSLCRSERVAKYNRLLRIEDELGDRAIYAATIGLGPVI; this is encoded by the coding sequence ATGTTGTACGACCTGGAAACGGCAATTGAGGCGATCGCCGCCCGCGAAATTCTCGACTCGCGCGGTCGCCCGACCGTCGAGGCCGAAGTGCGCTTGGTCAGCGGAGCTGTCGGACTAGCCCAAGTGCCGAGCGGTGCATCCACCGGCAGCTTTGAGGCTCACGAACTTCGCGATAACGAGGAGCGCTACGGCGGTAAAGGTGTCCTGCGCGCGGTTCGCAATGTCACCGAGAAGCTCGCTCCCGAGCTCATCGAACTCAACGCCCTCGATCAAGTCCTTGTGGATCGCACCGCGATCGCCCGCGATGGGACGCCGAATAAGTCCGAGCTGGGTGCCAACGCCATCTTGTCCGTATCCCTGGCAACGGCGAAGGCGGCTGCAGAAGAACTAGCACTGCCGCTGTACCGCTACCTTGGCGGTCCGCTATCGAACGTGTTACCCGTTCCGATGATGAACGTGATTAACGGTGGCGCCCACGCTGCTAATAACATCGATTTTCAAGAATTTATGGTCGTGCCCGTTGGCGCGCCGACCTTCAGCGAAGCGCTGCGCTGGGGTGCAGAAGTGTTTGCCGCACTCAGCAAAGTCCTCGACAGTCAGGGCTTGCTGACCGGCGTCGGCGATGAGGGTGGATACGCACCGAATTTGTCCTCCAACGAAGCGGCATTGGAGATTCTGGTTGAGTCCATTGAAAAAGCCGGTTACGCACTCGGCGAGCAAATGGCGATCGCCCTTGACATTGCCGCCAATGAGTTTTACCAGGACGGCCAGTATGTTTGCGATGGCAAGCCGCATTCGGGCGAAGAATTTGTCGATCGACTCGTCGCGCTGGCGGGCAAGTACCCGATCGTCTCGATCGAAGACGGCCTCCAAGAAGAAGACTGGGGAACGTGGAAACTGCTCACCGAGCGCTTGGGCAATCGCGTTCAGCTCATCGGTGACGACCTATTCGTCACTAACCCGGCGCGCCTGAAGAAAGGCATCGAGAGCGGCATTGCGAACGCTATCCTAATCAAGCTCAACCAGATTGGAACGCTAACCGAAACCCTTGAAACAATCGCGATCGCTCAGCGTAGCGGCTACCGCTGCATCATCAGCCACCGCTCCGGTGAGACCGAAGATACAACAATTGCCGACCTAGCCGTTGCTACTCGCGCCGGTCAAATCAAAACTGGGTCTCTTTGCCGGAGCGAGCGCGTCGCAAAGTACAACCGACTGCTCCGGATCGAGGACGAGCTCGGCGATCGCGCGATTTACGCTGCCACGATCGGACTCGGTCCTGTCATCTAG
- a CDS encoding RNA polymerase sigma factor, giving the protein MTSHPPDSAKGKAEHTQYLRCLAAGDRAAFWPLWRQHNDYLYRRCLIWMGGNPNDAEEALSRATLKAWEKLPVYADRIENLRAWLTRMTHNLCVDMHRERGRAAMPVGDIEELIASGSIRSRMESPETVLLRQELNCHLRTAISELPAGLREPFVLHHCQEQPYTQIASYLGLTNANARKRVQQARSQLKRRLSRYLNGREPAIARRRQNVPTRTALAATAAI; this is encoded by the coding sequence TTCGCATCCGCCAGACTCTGCTAAAGGTAAGGCGGAGCACACTCAGTATCTGCGTTGCCTAGCTGCGGGCGATCGCGCGGCATTCTGGCCGTTATGGAGGCAGCACAATGATTATTTATACCGTCGCTGTCTGATATGGATGGGCGGCAATCCAAACGATGCAGAAGAAGCTCTCAGTCGCGCAACGCTCAAGGCTTGGGAAAAACTTCCGGTTTATGCGGATCGGATTGAAAACCTGCGCGCGTGGCTCACTCGCATGACGCACAACCTTTGCGTCGATATGCATCGCGAGCGCGGTCGTGCGGCAATGCCTGTTGGAGATATTGAAGAGCTGATTGCTAGCGGATCGATTCGTTCGCGAATGGAGTCCCCTGAGACAGTTCTTCTCCGCCAGGAACTCAATTGTCATCTCCGCACCGCTATTTCCGAACTGCCCGCCGGATTGCGCGAGCCCTTTGTATTGCACCATTGCCAAGAACAGCCCTACACTCAAATCGCAAGTTACCTGGGACTGACGAATGCTAATGCGCGCAAGCGCGTCCAACAAGCTCGTTCCCAACTCAAGCGTCGTCTTAGCCGATACCTCAACGGCCGCGAGCCAGCGATAGCACGCCGCCGCCAGAACGTACCGACCAGAACCGCACTAGCGGCAACTGCGGCAATTTAA